In one Sporomusa sphaeroides DSM 2875 genomic region, the following are encoded:
- the ilvA gene encoding threonine ammonia-lyase → MSENRNKVTLTDIEKAREALAGVIHHTTLDRSNTFSELTGNEIFLKLENLQKTGSFKIRGAYNKINNLTPAEKARGVIAASAGNHAQGVAYGAKRAGIKATIVMPEIAPLAKITATRGYGAEVVLAGGVYDEAYSRAVELQAENGQTFIHAFNDPAVIAGQGTIGLEILQDLEDVDAVVVPVGGGGMIAGIAVAVKEMAPHVKVYGVQAQGAPAMYMSKKAHAIKTTKDAETFADGIAVKIPGDVTFGLIDTYVDDIVVIDDEAIANTILMLLERAKLMVEGAGAISLAAVLNDKIPAKGKIVSVISGGNVDVNFISRIIERGLVKAGRRVRLQTVVVDRPGSLQRLLSNIARLQANVLYVSHDRVERHVPLGQAVVEIGLETRDVLHTEHIMASLRHEGYTVEII, encoded by the coding sequence GTGTCCGAAAACAGAAACAAGGTAACACTGACTGACATTGAGAAAGCCCGGGAGGCGTTAGCCGGTGTTATTCACCACACTACCCTTGACAGAAGCAATACCTTTAGTGAACTGACTGGCAATGAAATTTTTTTAAAACTGGAAAATTTGCAAAAGACCGGGTCGTTTAAAATCCGGGGTGCTTATAATAAAATTAACAACTTAACGCCGGCGGAAAAGGCGCGGGGGGTCATTGCCGCCTCGGCCGGCAACCATGCCCAGGGCGTTGCCTATGGTGCCAAGCGGGCAGGGATTAAGGCTACTATTGTTATGCCTGAGATTGCGCCTTTAGCCAAAATTACGGCTACCCGGGGGTATGGGGCCGAAGTTGTACTGGCCGGAGGAGTTTATGATGAAGCTTACAGCCGGGCGGTTGAACTGCAGGCCGAAAATGGTCAGACTTTCATTCATGCCTTCAACGATCCGGCGGTTATTGCCGGGCAGGGGACTATCGGCCTTGAAATCCTGCAGGACCTGGAAGATGTTGACGCCGTTGTCGTGCCTGTCGGCGGCGGCGGCATGATTGCCGGTATCGCTGTGGCGGTAAAAGAAATGGCGCCTCACGTAAAGGTATATGGCGTACAGGCGCAAGGTGCGCCGGCTATGTATATGTCGAAAAAGGCGCATGCCATCAAGACCACCAAAGATGCCGAAACGTTTGCTGACGGTATTGCGGTAAAGATTCCGGGAGATGTAACCTTTGGTTTGATAGATACATATGTGGATGATATTGTCGTCATTGATGACGAAGCCATTGCCAATACCATTTTGATGCTGTTGGAACGGGCTAAACTGATGGTCGAAGGAGCGGGAGCCATCAGTCTTGCCGCTGTCCTGAATGATAAAATTCCGGCTAAAGGAAAAATTGTCAGTGTTATTTCCGGTGGTAATGTTGACGTCAACTTTATCTCCCGCATTATCGAGCGCGGCTTAGTTAAAGCCGGACGCCGCGTGCGGCTGCAGACCGTTGTTGTCGACAGGCCGGGCAGCCTGCAGCGTCTCTTAAGCAATATTGCCCGGCTGCAGGCTAATGTACTGTATGTATCCCATGACCGGGTAGAACGGCATGTGCCTTTGGGGCAGGCCGTTGTGGAAATTGGCCTGGAAACCCGGGATGTTCTCCATACCGAGCATATTATGGCCTCGCTGCGCCATGAAGGGTATACGGTAGAGATTATTTAA
- a CDS encoding GntR family transcriptional regulator has translation MERRLVPIKLDSYKPLREVVAETLREAIATGILEPGERLMEIQLAEELGVSRTPVREAIRKLELEGFVVMIPRRGTYVADLTIKDINEVFEIRTALDVLAAGLAVERITEEELEQMERLLVEIGDLSVQGDADKIVEADGQFHDLLYRASRNDRLVGIINNLREQITRFRSISMQYPGRIQNTVDEHRRLVEAIASRNTDLAQQIAREHMENSEQTLLQDLNERRRA, from the coding sequence GTGGAGAGGCGATTAGTACCTATTAAATTAGACAGTTATAAACCGCTCCGGGAAGTAGTGGCTGAAACATTGCGTGAGGCTATCGCCACCGGCATATTGGAGCCTGGCGAACGGTTGATGGAAATTCAACTGGCCGAAGAATTGGGTGTCAGCCGGACGCCGGTCCGGGAAGCCATTCGCAAACTGGAGTTAGAGGGGTTTGTGGTTATGATTCCCCGGCGCGGCACGTATGTGGCTGACTTAACGATAAAAGATATTAACGAAGTGTTTGAGATACGTACCGCGCTTGATGTACTGGCCGCCGGGCTGGCTGTAGAGCGGATCACCGAGGAGGAACTGGAACAGATGGAGCGGCTGCTGGTGGAAATCGGCGATTTAAGTGTGCAAGGTGATGCCGATAAAATTGTTGAAGCCGATGGCCAGTTTCACGACCTTTTGTACAGAGCCAGCCGTAACGACCGTTTGGTAGGTATTATTAATAATCTTAGAGAACAAATTACCCGTTTCCGTTCGATTTCTATGCAATATCCGGGACGTATCCAGAATACAGTGGATGAACACCGGCGTTTGGTGGAGGCTATTGCCAGCCGCAATACCGACCTGGCTCAGCAAATTGCCCGTGAACACATGGAAAATTCTGAACAAACCTTGCTGCAAGATTTGAACGAACGTCGTCGCGCGTAA
- the ispE gene encoding 4-(cytidine 5'-diphospho)-2-C-methyl-D-erythritol kinase: MLTVQAYAKINLALDVLYKRPDGYHEVAMIMQAVNLADTVTLTSQTGDITLNVNILGLPGDASNLAYRAAALLQEYAEPGQGVHIELDKQIPLAAGLAGGSADAAAVLKGLNELWGLDLSLDELGKLAAKLGSDVPFCLYNGTKLATGRGELLAPLPALPACYVVLAKPAIEVPTAWVYRQFKVEQAGRRPDIAAMSKYLAEGNLAGVAANVANVLESVTIPAYPEIARIKDHMLAYGAMAALMSGSGPTVFGIVGCRDQAEAIAGRLRDEGVPEVFVAETV; this comes from the coding sequence ATGCTAACAGTACAGGCTTACGCCAAAATTAATTTGGCATTGGATGTCCTTTATAAACGGCCGGATGGTTATCATGAAGTGGCGATGATTATGCAGGCCGTCAATCTTGCCGATACTGTCACGTTGACCAGTCAGACCGGGGATATTACGCTCAATGTCAATATCCTGGGCTTGCCGGGAGATGCCAGTAATCTGGCATATAGGGCCGCCGCTCTGCTGCAGGAATATGCTGAGCCCGGACAGGGCGTCCATATTGAACTGGACAAGCAGATTCCGCTGGCTGCGGGTTTGGCCGGCGGCAGTGCCGATGCGGCTGCCGTGCTGAAAGGGCTTAATGAATTATGGGGGCTTGATCTTAGTCTTGACGAGCTTGGCAAGCTAGCGGCAAAGCTCGGGTCTGATGTGCCTTTTTGCTTATATAATGGTACAAAGCTGGCTACCGGACGCGGCGAGCTATTAGCACCGTTGCCGGCGCTGCCAGCTTGTTATGTTGTGCTGGCGAAACCGGCTATTGAAGTGCCTACTGCCTGGGTGTACCGGCAGTTTAAAGTAGAACAGGCCGGGCGCAGGCCGGACATTGCGGCTATGAGCAAGTATCTTGCCGAAGGTAATCTTGCCGGGGTGGCCGCTAATGTGGCCAATGTGCTGGAAAGTGTAACCATCCCGGCATATCCCGAAATTGCCCGGATTAAAGACCATATGCTTGCTTACGGGGCTATGGCGGCTCTTATGTCCGGCAGTGGTCCGACGGTATTTGGCATTGTCGGCTGCCGGGATCAGGCGGAGGCTATTGCCGGGCGCCTGAGGGATGAAGGGGTGCCTGAGGTATTTGTGGCAGAAACAGTTTAA
- the purR gene encoding pur operon repressor, with protein sequence MEKVRKMERVAALTKILADRPQHLFSLSYFSELFGFAKSTICEDITTIKETMGHFGLGTVETVAGAAGGVRFVPTVPADEADKLLHELACRLAEPDRIIPGGFLYMSDLLFTPHLMVKAGEIFMERLAHLSPDYILTVETKGIPLAFMVARAFDLPLITVRRGSRVTEGSSVSINYVTGSSKRIQTMSLPKRALPAGARVLVIDDFMKAGGTAKGMVDLAQEVGAEVTGIGVLVATAEPEHKLVEDYLALLILHDIDEHTKVTDIRPVLTTG encoded by the coding sequence ATGGAAAAAGTACGGAAAATGGAACGGGTAGCTGCTTTGACCAAGATTCTGGCAGACAGACCGCAGCATTTATTTTCACTCAGTTATTTTAGCGAGCTATTTGGCTTTGCTAAATCCACCATCTGTGAAGATATTACTACCATCAAAGAAACTATGGGGCATTTTGGCTTAGGTACGGTTGAGACGGTAGCCGGAGCCGCCGGTGGCGTCCGGTTTGTTCCTACTGTGCCGGCAGATGAGGCTGACAAGCTGTTGCATGAGCTGGCCTGCCGGCTGGCTGAACCTGACCGGATTATTCCCGGTGGATTTTTATATATGTCAGACTTGCTGTTTACGCCGCATCTCATGGTCAAAGCGGGAGAAATATTCATGGAACGGCTGGCTCACTTGTCTCCTGATTATATCTTAACGGTGGAAACCAAGGGAATTCCGCTTGCTTTTATGGTGGCCCGCGCCTTTGATTTGCCGCTTATTACTGTCAGGCGCGGCAGCAGGGTGACGGAAGGCTCGTCGGTCAGCATTAACTATGTAACCGGTTCATCCAAACGGATTCAAACCATGTCGCTGCCTAAGCGGGCGTTGCCGGCCGGTGCCAGAGTGCTGGTTATTGATGATTTTATGAAGGCCGGCGGCACTGCCAAGGGCATGGTTGACCTGGCGCAGGAAGTGGGGGCTGAAGTGACAGGCATTGGTGTGCTGGTCGCCACTGCCGAGCCTGAACACAAATTGGTGGAGGACTACCTGGCGCTGCTTATTTTACATGATATTGATGAACATACTAAAGTAACAGATATCAGACCGGTGTTAACAACCGGTTAA
- a CDS encoding HipA family kinase translates to MFRAIKYLGPVGLGATSPQLFRAETIDGESKICVVKLSANRLGSKVLVNELLAAQFGRWLKLCFPAGGMIDISADVLNKSRRLVTAGVQAGRHFGCEYLKGVGYVSKYTLHRAINKEQMAGVMLFDHLFHNPDRTENRKNLLIRKEQAGYKLYAIDNSHLFRRGKWNIEMLRGMTDGITLNRRRSYGVLLKYYLRPKDFYAYTQAIKEISPGELAQFVESIPEEWLPDKVERQALLEFITARCEKVGWVTDRLVDLIPDINRGTDIYQGK, encoded by the coding sequence ATGTTTCGGGCAATAAAATATCTTGGCCCGGTTGGGCTGGGAGCTACTTCGCCCCAACTGTTCCGGGCCGAGACCATTGATGGTGAAAGCAAGATTTGTGTGGTTAAACTCTCGGCTAACCGGCTTGGCTCCAAAGTACTGGTAAATGAGCTGTTGGCTGCTCAGTTTGGACGATGGCTCAAGCTGTGTTTTCCGGCAGGAGGAATGATTGATATTTCTGCTGACGTTCTTAATAAAAGCAGGCGCCTGGTAACGGCAGGTGTGCAGGCAGGCCGGCATTTCGGCTGTGAGTATCTAAAGGGAGTCGGGTATGTAAGCAAATATACTTTGCACCGGGCTATAAATAAAGAACAAATGGCCGGAGTCATGCTGTTTGACCACTTGTTTCATAATCCTGACCGGACAGAAAATCGCAAAAATCTGTTAATCCGGAAAGAACAGGCCGGGTATAAGCTGTATGCCATTGATAATTCCCACTTGTTCCGCCGGGGCAAGTGGAATATTGAAATGCTCCGGGGGATGACTGACGGTATAACCCTCAATCGCCGCCGGTCTTACGGGGTGCTGTTAAAGTACTATCTTAGACCAAAGGACTTTTATGCATACACTCAAGCCATCAAGGAGATTTCGCCAGGAGAATTGGCGCAGTTTGTCGAGAGTATTCCGGAGGAGTGGCTGCCGGACAAAGTGGAACGGCAAGCATTGCTTGAGTTTATTACCGCCCGGTGTGAAAAGGTCGGCTGGGTGACTGATCGGCTAGTGGATTTAATCCCTGATATAAATAGGGGTACCGATATTTACCAGGGTAAATAG
- a CDS encoding cyanophycinase, which produces MSEQAESNNNSPAGSLLIIGGHEDKTGKCLILQHFIDMAGGRDSRIVIIATATDEPRAVGNEYKELFSSLGAVSVTSMAVANRETANQREQAESIKSATGIFFTGGDQLRLTSILGGSAVDAALRAAFRQGAVIAGTSAGAAVMSETMIVGGNSNDTPKKSSLSMAHGMGFLSEGVVDQHFAQRGRINRLLAAVAQNPHVLGIGIDEDTALVVGPDRLCRVIGSQTVTIIDGKNIIYSNISESNRDQPVAISNVLLHILPAGYGFDLTTRLPIQLDSSN; this is translated from the coding sequence ATGAGTGAACAAGCAGAGTCGAATAACAACAGTCCGGCAGGTAGTCTGCTGATTATCGGCGGTCATGAAGATAAAACAGGCAAGTGTTTGATTTTGCAGCACTTTATCGATATGGCCGGTGGGCGGGACAGCCGTATTGTGATCATTGCCACCGCAACTGATGAACCGCGGGCCGTGGGCAATGAGTATAAAGAACTATTTTCTTCCCTGGGTGCCGTCTCGGTTACCAGTATGGCTGTTGCCAACAGGGAAACGGCAAATCAGAGAGAACAGGCTGAAAGTATCAAAAGTGCCACCGGCATATTTTTTACAGGCGGTGACCAACTGCGGCTAACCAGTATTTTAGGTGGGTCGGCAGTAGACGCCGCTCTTCGTGCTGCCTTTAGACAGGGGGCGGTTATTGCCGGGACAAGTGCCGGTGCGGCCGTAATGAGTGAGACTATGATCGTTGGCGGTAATTCCAACGATACGCCGAAGAAATCTTCACTAAGCATGGCTCATGGTATGGGTTTTTTAAGTGAAGGGGTAGTGGATCAGCACTTTGCCCAGCGTGGGCGCATTAACCGCTTGCTGGCGGCTGTAGCGCAAAATCCGCATGTCTTAGGAATTGGCATTGACGAAGATACCGCTCTGGTTGTAGGGCCTGACCGGCTTTGCCGGGTAATCGGCTCACAAACAGTGACCATAATTGATGGCAAAAATATTATTTACTCCAATATTTCCGAGTCTAACCGGGATCAACCTGTGGCTATTTCCAATGTTTTACTGCACATATTGCCTGCAGGCTATGGTTTTGATTTAACGACAAGGCTGCCGATACAGCTTGATTCCAGCAATTAA
- the cphA gene encoding cyanophycin synthetase, translated as MQLLSARFIVGPNLYSYRPVIKAILDIGIYENIASNAITGFVGRLLALLPGLCQHSCSRGYPGGFAERLREGTYLAHIFEHVALEIQSLAGEEYASGFGKTRGSGRQGVYNIVFGCKSGQVGLAVAEGAYRLLTAVLAGQAFDVEALVASLRKVGEEAKLGPSTQAIYDAARRRGIPVLRPEAETNLLILGYGCRQERVWATVSSKTSSVAVDLAGDKFLTNTLLRQHAVPVPRGCLALSLEEALAAFAAMGTPVVIKPVGGNHGKGVTLQIVTSAALKRAYRLAAEYDERILVEEYITGRQYRLCVINGKLVAGAERIPAHVVGDGQHTIAELIDVVNLDPARGFGHSRPLTRLELDAAAILTLARQHLTAASVPDAGRVVYIRDNANLSTGATAADVTDCIHPETVRQVERAVRLIGLDIAGVDLVVPDISEPLSGGNGAIIEINAAPGLRMHLYPSQGMARDVGAAIVDYLFPAGTDGRIPIIAITGTNGKTTVTRLIAHTFRQAGYKTGMTSSDGIYVDENCILRGDTSGPASAAMVLADPAVQVAVLEVARGGIIRGGLGYDYADIGIITNITEDHIGQDGIEDLEDLAYIKSLVIETVRPEGAVLLNADDCRVAALKSRAKAEIIYFSTQSDNIIVRRHLGEGGKACFVKNGKIYLADGNREQAVIAVVDVPLTLGGLAHHNIQNAVIAVAACRAQGLSLAEISSSLRSFRENPGRLMLMDVGDCKVCVDYAHNPAGCQALVNTLCRLNARRLIGVIAAPGDRRDDVIISLGRMAGKGFDTVFVKEDKDLRGRQPGETAALVRRGLLEAGLAPERITIIADEVAAVTAALAEGEAGDLIAVFYEDYDSVIQTVAKFRETPTAGRPTAKCEELVVAGISVEG; from the coding sequence ATGCAGTTATTATCTGCCCGCTTTATCGTCGGACCTAACCTTTATAGTTATCGTCCGGTTATTAAAGCAATTCTTGATATTGGCATCTATGAAAATATTGCCAGCAATGCGATTACAGGTTTTGTTGGCCGTTTATTGGCATTGCTGCCAGGCTTGTGCCAGCATTCCTGTTCGCGGGGCTATCCGGGAGGTTTTGCTGAGCGTTTACGGGAAGGCACTTACTTAGCGCATATTTTTGAACATGTGGCACTGGAAATCCAGTCGCTGGCAGGTGAGGAATATGCCTCCGGCTTTGGCAAGACCCGGGGCTCCGGGCGCCAGGGCGTCTATAATATTGTGTTTGGCTGCAAATCGGGGCAGGTCGGGCTGGCCGTCGCCGAGGGTGCATACCGGCTGCTTACAGCAGTGCTTGCCGGACAGGCTTTTGATGTGGAGGCATTGGTTGCTTCGCTGAGAAAAGTAGGTGAAGAGGCTAAGCTTGGGCCCAGTACCCAGGCCATTTATGATGCGGCGCGGCGGCGCGGTATTCCTGTTTTGCGTCCGGAGGCTGAGACTAATTTGCTTATTCTCGGCTATGGCTGCCGGCAAGAGCGGGTTTGGGCCACTGTCAGCAGCAAGACCAGCTCGGTGGCTGTTGATTTGGCCGGAGATAAATTTCTTACCAATACCTTACTCCGGCAGCATGCCGTTCCGGTGCCGCGAGGCTGTCTGGCCTTAAGCCTGGAGGAAGCGCTGGCTGCGTTTGCGGCTATGGGCACACCGGTTGTTATTAAGCCGGTCGGTGGTAATCATGGCAAGGGGGTTACCTTGCAGATTGTTACCAGCGCTGCGTTGAAACGCGCTTATAGGCTGGCTGCGGAATATGATGAACGGATATTGGTGGAGGAATATATAACCGGCCGCCAGTACCGGTTATGTGTTATCAATGGTAAACTGGTTGCAGGCGCCGAGCGTATACCGGCCCATGTTGTGGGTGACGGACAGCATACCATTGCTGAGCTTATCGATGTGGTTAACTTAGATCCGGCCCGCGGCTTTGGTCATAGCCGGCCGTTGACCAGGCTGGAACTGGATGCTGCGGCTATTCTCACCTTAGCAAGGCAACACCTGACAGCGGCTTCTGTACCTGATGCCGGGCGTGTTGTCTATATCCGTGATAACGCGAATCTAAGCACAGGGGCAACTGCTGCCGATGTTACGGATTGTATTCACCCGGAGACGGTGCGGCAGGTAGAGCGGGCGGTGCGGCTCATAGGGCTGGATATAGCCGGTGTTGATCTTGTTGTTCCCGACATTTCTGAGCCGCTGTCCGGCGGCAATGGGGCCATCATCGAAATCAATGCTGCGCCCGGCCTCCGTATGCATCTGTATCCAAGCCAGGGAATGGCCCGTGATGTGGGTGCGGCCATTGTCGACTATCTGTTTCCCGCCGGTACCGACGGACGGATACCCATTATAGCTATTACCGGGACAAATGGAAAAACAACGGTAACCAGACTGATTGCCCATACTTTCCGGCAGGCAGGCTACAAAACCGGTATGACCAGTTCTGACGGCATCTATGTCGATGAAAACTGTATTTTGCGGGGCGATACCAGCGGCCCTGCCAGTGCGGCCATGGTATTAGCCGATCCTGCTGTCCAGGTGGCCGTGCTGGAGGTGGCACGCGGCGGTATTATCAGAGGAGGCCTGGGATACGATTATGCCGATATCGGCATAATTACCAATATTACCGAAGACCATATCGGCCAGGACGGTATTGAAGACCTGGAGGATTTGGCTTATATAAAATCACTGGTAATTGAAACAGTACGCCCGGAGGGCGCTGTGCTGCTAAATGCCGATGACTGCCGGGTGGCGGCGCTCAAATCACGGGCAAAGGCGGAGATTATTTATTTTAGCACCCAGTCGGACAATATTATTGTCCGCCGGCATTTAGGGGAAGGCGGCAAAGCGTGTTTTGTCAAAAATGGCAAGATTTACTTGGCTGACGGCAACCGGGAGCAGGCGGTCATTGCTGTCGTGGATGTCCCGCTCACACTTGGCGGCCTTGCCCATCACAATATTCAAAATGCGGTAATTGCCGTGGCTGCCTGCAGGGCACAAGGACTTTCGCTGGCTGAGATTAGCAGCAGCTTGCGGAGCTTCCGCGAAAATCCTGGCCGGCTGATGCTGATGGATGTCGGAGATTGTAAGGTTTGTGTTGATTATGCACACAACCCTGCCGGCTGCCAGGCGCTGGTAAATACGCTCTGCCGTCTGAATGCCCGGCGGCTGATTGGCGTCATTGCCGCACCAGGTGACAGGCGGGATGACGTAATTATCAGTCTGGGGCGGATGGCCGGAAAGGGATTTGACACTGTTTTTGTCAAGGAAGATAAGGACTTGCGCGGCCGGCAGCCTGGCGAAACGGCAGCTTTAGTCCGGCGCGGTTTGCTGGAAGCAGGCCTTGCACCGGAGCGGATAACCATTATTGCCGATGAAGTGGCAGCGGTAACTGCCGCTTTGGCTGAAGGCGAGGCCGGGGATTTGATTGCAGTGTTTTACGAAGACTATGACAGTGTTATCCAAACCGTCGCCAAGTTTCGCGAGACCCCAACAGCCGGCAGGCCGACCGCTAAGTGTGAGGAACTGGTGGTTGCCGGTATAAGTGTGGAAGGATAA
- a CDS encoding SPOCS domain-containing protein: MDDNTRVASASTDTLSSNTKKVAGVTTTESAELLCGCPEPSLETIEVEQVLGAEMAQRVVELDMFVPAQKPDIEQVVDVYVKEVEITKIDVIPDKVVVRGELEVKVMYVADLPDQPVHAFEKRHIRFTRDIEVAGAEPDMKATADVTVEFVDYDFHCHHDRRKVHITIVLKIWTRVVTTTEMDVFALSPVDEIGVFESNTASTSSSDKVSASQFSDESVSASETGGGHIEGFGEQNVIVTGPMTPTAGTPTTASGTVTVTGNTVNIRTGPGTNFPIVAKVNRGAMLTVKEQAFGWYRVVLPDGNTTGWIASWLVTGNSF, encoded by the coding sequence ATGGACGACAACACAAGAGTTGCTTCAGCCTCGACAGACACCTTGTCGAGCAACACAAAAAAAGTTGCTGGCGTGACAACTACGGAAAGTGCCGAATTATTATGCGGCTGCCCTGAACCAAGTCTGGAAACCATAGAGGTTGAGCAAGTCCTGGGTGCCGAGATGGCGCAGCGTGTGGTTGAACTGGATATGTTTGTTCCGGCGCAAAAGCCTGATATTGAACAAGTGGTTGACGTGTATGTTAAAGAGGTGGAAATTACTAAGATCGATGTAATTCCGGATAAGGTAGTCGTACGCGGTGAACTGGAAGTAAAAGTAATGTATGTAGCCGACCTGCCGGATCAGCCGGTCCATGCTTTTGAAAAAAGACATATCCGGTTTACCCGGGATATTGAAGTAGCGGGCGCTGAGCCGGATATGAAGGCTACGGCCGATGTTACGGTAGAATTTGTGGACTATGACTTCCACTGCCATCATGACCGGCGCAAAGTGCATATCACTATTGTACTTAAAATATGGACCCGGGTGGTTACTACCACCGAGATGGATGTATTTGCTTTAAGCCCTGTTGATGAAATCGGTGTGTTCGAAAGCAATACCGCCAGCACCTCCAGCTCAGACAAAGTCAGTGCCAGCCAGTTTTCTGACGAGAGTGTGTCGGCTTCCGAGACTGGCGGCGGTCACATAGAAGGCTTTGGCGAACAGAATGTAATTGTAACAGGACCCATGACGCCAACCGCCGGAACACCAACAACAGCCAGCGGTACTGTGACGGTTACAGGCAACACCGTCAATATTAGAACAGGTCCCGGCACCAATTTCCCGATTGTGGCTAAAGTAAACCGGGGAGCAATGTTAACCGTTAAAGAGCAGGCTTTTGGCTGGTACAGAGTGGTGCTGCCTGATGGTAATACTACCGGCTGGATTGCCAGCTGGCTTGTAACCGGCAATTCTTTTTAA
- a CDS encoding L,D-transpeptidase, with protein MNVRMIYLPQSLSRIKLAESQDYITYCQNQPASITDVTPAPRTDRAKHLIPRANILIVRSQRQLTLFDGNSPFRQYPVAIGKPATPTPLGNYAVATKITNPGGVLGTRWMGLNYDAYGVHGTNAPWLIGKMVSNGCVRMHNSHVEELFTLVNIGTPIYIRD; from the coding sequence ATGAATGTCAGAATGATCTATTTGCCCCAATCGCTAAGCAGAATTAAACTTGCCGAAAGCCAGGATTACATTACTTACTGCCAAAATCAGCCTGCCAGCATTACCGATGTAACACCCGCTCCCCGTACAGACAGAGCCAAGCACCTAATCCCCAGGGCTAATATTCTTATAGTGAGATCACAGCGCCAGCTTACTTTGTTTGACGGCAACAGTCCTTTCCGGCAATACCCTGTAGCTATCGGCAAGCCTGCGACCCCCACACCGCTTGGCAATTATGCCGTTGCCACTAAAATCACGAACCCGGGCGGCGTGCTGGGAACCCGCTGGATGGGCCTTAATTACGATGCCTACGGTGTTCATGGAACTAACGCTCCCTGGCTGATTGGCAAAATGGTCTCCAACGGCTGTGTCCGGATGCACAATTCTCATGTCGAGGAACTATTTACCCTGGTAAATATCGGTACCCCTATTTATATCAGGGATTAA
- a CDS encoding NTP transferase domain-containing protein, with amino-acid sequence MYDAIILAGGENNEPLVHYTSQPYEAMIDISGKPMVEFVARALAACPQISRIFVAGPPEELAKCSFPEQTVIVAGGRTIMDTISLGMKALEHERLTLVVTADIPLITPAAIEDFLAQCAGVQADLYYPIVARSDHERRFPGNQRTYARLREGTFTGGNIFLVNPRIVPHCMEVAERIFANRKNPFKLCCQLGWTFVVKFVLGILKLNQVEKRAGEILGIQGAVIRSQYAELGIDVDKPSDLELVRNCFSQGC; translated from the coding sequence ATGTACGATGCCATAATCCTGGCTGGTGGCGAAAACAATGAGCCGTTAGTCCACTATACCTCTCAGCCGTATGAAGCCATGATTGACATTTCCGGTAAACCGATGGTGGAATTCGTCGCCAGGGCACTTGCGGCCTGTCCACAGATTTCCCGGATTTTTGTCGCCGGCCCGCCAGAGGAATTAGCCAAATGTTCGTTTCCTGAACAGACGGTTATTGTGGCTGGCGGTCGTACAATCATGGATACGATTAGCTTGGGAATGAAGGCATTAGAACATGAACGCCTGACGTTAGTTGTGACTGCTGATATTCCACTCATCACGCCGGCAGCCATTGAGGATTTCTTAGCCCAGTGTGCCGGTGTACAAGCCGATCTGTATTATCCCATCGTTGCCCGCAGTGATCATGAACGCCGTTTTCCTGGAAATCAGCGAACCTATGCGCGCCTGCGGGAAGGGACATTTACCGGCGGCAATATTTTTCTCGTTAATCCCCGGATTGTTCCCCATTGTATGGAGGTTGCCGAGCGTATTTTCGCCAACCGGAAAAATCCGTTTAAATTGTGCTGCCAGTTAGGCTGGACTTTTGTTGTGAAGTTTGTTTTAGGGATACTGAAGCTTAATCAGGTTGAAAAACGAGCTGGTGAAATTTTGGGAATCCAAGGCGCCGTTATCAGATCACAGTATGCAGAACTGGGAATTGATGTAGATAAGCCTAGTGACTTAGAGTTAGTCAGGAATTGCTTTTCCCAAGGCTGCTGA
- a CDS encoding chemotaxis protein CheW — translation METNHVTAEQELQLVIFRLAKEEYGLPITKVQEINRLVPITKLPQTPVFMEGIINLRGRIIPVVDLRKRFGLEVSDYNDDSRIIIVEVNGQTVGVIVDAVAEVVRMPAANVEPPPPSFILDAKYIQGVGKLEERLLILLEIDQILTSQETIVLKQLNG, via the coding sequence ATGGAAACAAATCATGTAACAGCCGAACAGGAATTGCAGCTGGTAATTTTTCGCTTAGCAAAAGAGGAATACGGTTTGCCAATTACCAAAGTGCAAGAAATAAACCGTCTGGTTCCTATCACGAAATTACCGCAAACGCCGGTATTTATGGAAGGAATTATTAACTTACGCGGACGGATTATCCCGGTAGTGGATTTGAGGAAACGCTTTGGGCTTGAGGTGTCCGACTATAACGATGATAGCCGGATTATTATTGTGGAAGTAAATGGACAGACTGTCGGCGTTATTGTTGATGCCGTTGCCGAAGTAGTGCGCATGCCGGCAGCTAATGTAGAACCCCCTCCCCCTTCATTTATCCTTGACGCCAAATATATTCAAGGGGTTGGCAAGCTGGAGGAGCGTCTCCTTATTTTACTGGAAATTGATCAAATATTGACTTCGCAAGAAACCATTGTGTTAAAGCAGCTTAATGGATAA